A portion of the Thalassotalea sp. LPB0316 genome contains these proteins:
- a CDS encoding CZB domain-containing protein, which produces MDHVAWKSDVYQVMLGMSDKSADDLADHTMCRLGKWYYEGEGKSQYANFDAYKKLEAPHAQVHKNGVAALKAYAQGNYDDALDKLRTMETASFKVVELLSQLSNQIAATVPKTVDQDEIF; this is translated from the coding sequence ATGGATCATGTAGCATGGAAATCAGACGTCTATCAAGTGATGTTGGGGATGTCTGATAAATCGGCCGATGATTTAGCCGATCACACCATGTGCCGATTAGGCAAGTGGTATTACGAAGGTGAAGGCAAAAGCCAATATGCGAATTTTGACGCTTATAAAAAGCTTGAAGCACCGCATGCACAAGTACACAAAAACGGGGTAGCGGCACTAAAAGCCTACGCTCAAGGTAACTACGATGACGCGCTAGATAAATTGAGAACAATGGAAACTGCTAGCTTTAAAGTCGTTGAGCTATTATCCCAATTATCAAATCAAATAGCAGCAACAGTGCCTAAAACGGTTGATCAAGATGAGATATTTTAA
- a CDS encoding PQQ-dependent sugar dehydrogenase: MKNINKALAISLLSLMSLASCSDTLNGADIVVSPKNQEIKSEIFVENDGIPWGMAWLPNGDLLVTMRGGELRLIQDGKLVEQPITGLPEIAVKQQGGLLDIILHPNYADNGWLYLSYSKADGNGNFSTAIMRAKLNGLSLVEQQDIYVAQAYGDRGVHFGSRLAFDDNGYLYFSIGDRGQRDINPQDITRDAGKIYRIFDDGRIPEDNPFIDVQGAKKAIYSYGHRNPQGMAKHPKTGEIWTHEHGPKGGDEVNIISKGKNYGWPVISYGVNYSGTSFTELTEKEGMEQPAWYWEPSIAPSGMMFVTSDKYPQWQGNLLVGSMKFGYLVMLTLNGNTVVKEEVVKDELIRVRSMSVGPDGLIYLGIDGKGIYRLVP, encoded by the coding sequence ATGAAAAATATAAATAAAGCGCTTGCGATAAGCTTATTGAGTTTAATGTCACTTGCTTCGTGCTCAGACACGCTAAATGGCGCAGATATTGTCGTTAGCCCTAAAAACCAAGAGATTAAATCTGAAATTTTTGTCGAAAATGATGGTATTCCTTGGGGCATGGCTTGGTTACCTAATGGTGATTTGCTGGTCACTATGCGCGGTGGGGAACTTCGTCTCATTCAAGATGGCAAGTTAGTCGAACAACCGATTACTGGATTACCTGAAATTGCTGTAAAACAGCAAGGTGGTTTACTCGATATTATTTTACACCCGAATTACGCCGACAACGGTTGGTTATACCTTTCTTATTCAAAAGCTGATGGCAATGGCAATTTTAGTACTGCCATTATGCGGGCAAAACTCAATGGCTTAAGCTTAGTTGAACAACAAGATATTTACGTTGCTCAGGCCTATGGTGATCGAGGTGTGCATTTTGGTAGCCGTTTAGCATTTGACGATAATGGTTATTTGTATTTCTCTATTGGTGATCGCGGTCAGCGAGATATTAACCCACAAGATATCACTCGAGATGCGGGTAAAATCTACCGCATTTTTGATGACGGTAGAATCCCAGAGGATAATCCGTTTATCGATGTGCAAGGCGCTAAAAAAGCGATTTATTCATATGGTCATCGCAATCCACAAGGTATGGCAAAACACCCTAAAACCGGTGAAATATGGACTCACGAGCACGGGCCAAAAGGTGGTGATGAAGTTAACATTATCAGCAAAGGCAAAAATTACGGTTGGCCAGTGATCAGCTACGGCGTTAATTACTCAGGTACTAGTTTTACCGAACTGACCGAAAAAGAGGGCATGGAGCAACCTGCTTGGTATTGGGAACCGTCAATTGCGCCATCAGGCATGATGTTTGTCACCAGTGATAAATATCCACAATGGCAAGGCAACTTGCTGGTTGGCTCGATGAAGTTTGGCTACCTAGTGATGTTAACGCTAAACGGTAACACAGTCGTGAAAGAAGAAGTGGTGAAGGACGAACTTATTCGCGTGCGTAGCATGAGCGTCGGCCCAGATGGTTTAATTTACTTGGGTATTGATGGTAAAGGGATCTATCGTTTAGTACCCTAG
- a CDS encoding type II secretion system protein: MTTQRGFTLIELVVVIVILGILSATALPKFVDLSGDARTAALTQIKASVKAANDLIFMKSQMPSYDTQPVPGRDDLLDIDLNGDGNYDLRLKYNHLDNTDIEKRIDISDEFVVEEEGIDYTYIGYDLNQDGTVKDDQCYFSYTQAQSETIPPAYDIISDGC; this comes from the coding sequence ATGACAACACAACGTGGTTTTACCCTTATCGAACTAGTCGTCGTTATTGTTATTTTAGGTATTTTAAGTGCGACCGCCCTACCTAAGTTTGTCGACTTATCCGGTGATGCTCGCACAGCTGCCTTAACCCAGATAAAAGCCAGTGTAAAAGCAGCTAACGATTTAATTTTTATGAAGTCACAAATGCCAAGTTATGATACTCAGCCGGTGCCTGGTCGTGATGACTTACTTGATATTGATTTAAATGGCGATGGCAATTACGACCTGCGCTTAAAATACAATCATTTAGATAATACAGATATCGAAAAGCGCATTGATATTTCAGATGAATTTGTCGTTGAAGAAGAAGGTATTGATTACACCTACATTGGCTATGATCTCAACCAAGACGGCACAGTTAAAGACGACCAGTGTTACTTTTCGTATACCCAAGCCCAAAGTGAAACCATTCCACCCGCTTACGATATTATCAGTGATGGTTGTTAA
- a CDS encoding TonB-dependent receptor — MNKMNLKRNKISLSVFLALSTSALQPSYAVAQESQQAVAEQDVEVIEVRGIRGSMIRSMDLKRDADGIMDAISAEEMGKFPDTNLAESLGRITGVSISRQNGEGSEITVRGFGPEFNLVTLNGRQMPGTGFTRSFAFENLSSEGVSALEIQKSARAETPTGGLGATVNIVSTKPLANPGNKGSFMAKGIYDKSNEKYDDITPEIAGVFSSTMLDDTFGVALSFSHQRRDFQKQQANIQGWQYGEVRYGPNDAGDIVAQEQGIGRLPTLADGRAIDPRSLDENGERIGAHFFPKDMNFGYEDIRRERNNGQLTLQYAPSDTLVFTADYTASQATTGVESFGWGIWNNFGSNILGYELDQNGTAVYAEIAGDDGSFTASKGTTEVESTSIGFNVDWQITDSVNLVVDYHDSRSETDNGADKGSGSQGQVILGSDKLISKVYDFSSGDIPRYQINWDNGTNQLMASEIDSNFSQFIHSPGKSEIEQLQLHFTWQTDYQYLTTVKFGAARTQQSLTGRNGWSGLRGGPGFNPSFTAIFPDDMFMLHDTGSFLDEFSGGGAALSPNYFYTFDYDEAVSRQLAVLTEEILGDNYYNTDPYFAQDTMSRVDEDTDSLYLQTDWAFELGDVYVSVNAGVRYETTEVTSPSEDNIPMMVNWVSAGEWITVYQDQPVASSNSSDYDVWLPMIDFKFDLTEDIVARLSWGKSMTRAGLGNLLGGISYTGSPKIGARTGARGNTALKPFVSTNLDLSLEYYYDQGSYVALGLFKKDVDDWIANSPFNQTLDGVHDIYLGDRWNQAVNQIEQRGEVATDSAIFQQMLVNGHGNADGAIEADPATDPLLVWSINSPENVDERSVEGAEFAIQHLFGQSGFGVALNATFVDGDVEYDPAIYAEQPVLPGLSDSANFQLFYDLDGLSVKASYSWRDSYLIGLGQAQGTTIDTPPQYAKAFGQWDISVNYDITENITIFLEGVNVNNETEQGYGRYQEQFLFARQYGSRYALGGRFTF, encoded by the coding sequence GTGAATAAGATGAACTTGAAAAGAAATAAAATATCACTGTCGGTCTTTTTGGCGTTAAGCACTAGCGCGTTGCAACCGTCATACGCCGTTGCACAAGAAAGTCAGCAAGCTGTTGCAGAGCAAGATGTCGAAGTTATCGAAGTGCGCGGTATTCGTGGAAGTATGATCCGCTCAATGGATTTAAAACGCGATGCTGATGGCATTATGGATGCTATTTCGGCCGAGGAAATGGGTAAGTTTCCCGATACTAATTTAGCGGAATCACTAGGTCGTATTACCGGTGTCTCGATTAGCCGTCAAAACGGAGAGGGTAGCGAAATAACCGTGCGCGGTTTTGGGCCTGAGTTTAATTTGGTGACACTAAATGGTCGACAAATGCCTGGCACAGGTTTTACTCGCTCATTTGCTTTTGAAAACCTGTCTTCAGAAGGGGTTAGTGCGCTTGAGATCCAAAAGTCAGCTCGAGCAGAAACACCCACTGGCGGCTTAGGTGCCACGGTCAATATTGTGTCGACTAAACCACTGGCAAACCCTGGCAATAAGGGCTCGTTTATGGCCAAGGGGATTTATGATAAATCGAACGAAAAATACGATGATATCACCCCTGAAATTGCCGGTGTTTTTAGCTCTACGATGCTAGATGATACTTTTGGTGTTGCGCTGAGCTTTTCTCATCAACGCCGAGATTTTCAAAAACAACAAGCCAATATCCAAGGTTGGCAATACGGTGAAGTACGCTATGGGCCAAATGATGCTGGCGATATTGTCGCACAAGAGCAAGGTATCGGACGCTTGCCAACATTGGCTGATGGCCGAGCTATTGACCCTCGATCACTCGATGAAAATGGCGAACGCATTGGCGCTCATTTCTTTCCTAAAGATATGAACTTTGGCTACGAAGATATTCGCCGCGAGCGCAATAATGGCCAGTTAACGTTGCAATATGCGCCAAGTGATACGCTTGTTTTCACCGCAGATTATACGGCGAGTCAAGCAACAACCGGTGTTGAGTCGTTTGGTTGGGGGATATGGAACAACTTTGGCTCAAACATTCTCGGTTATGAACTCGATCAAAATGGTACTGCGGTATATGCTGAAATCGCTGGTGATGATGGCTCTTTTACTGCGAGTAAAGGGACAACTGAGGTCGAGTCAACATCGATAGGTTTCAATGTCGACTGGCAAATAACCGATAGTGTTAATCTCGTTGTTGATTATCACGACTCGCGCAGCGAGACAGACAATGGCGCTGACAAAGGCAGTGGTAGTCAAGGGCAAGTCATATTAGGCTCAGATAAATTGATATCAAAAGTCTATGACTTTAGCAGTGGTGACATTCCGCGTTATCAAATTAACTGGGATAACGGCACCAATCAGTTGATGGCAAGTGAGATAGATTCGAACTTCAGCCAGTTTATTCATTCGCCAGGTAAATCTGAGATTGAGCAACTACAACTGCACTTTACTTGGCAAACGGACTATCAATATTTGACGACTGTGAAATTTGGCGCAGCGCGCACACAGCAATCATTAACGGGTAGGAATGGCTGGAGTGGCTTGCGCGGTGGACCAGGCTTTAACCCTAGTTTCACTGCAATCTTCCCCGATGATATGTTCATGTTACACGATACAGGTAGCTTCCTTGATGAGTTTTCAGGAGGTGGCGCAGCGTTATCACCGAACTACTTTTACACCTTTGACTATGATGAAGCGGTTTCTCGTCAACTTGCGGTGTTAACTGAAGAAATACTCGGTGACAATTACTACAACACGGATCCTTACTTTGCCCAAGATACCATGAGCCGAGTCGATGAAGACACCGATAGCTTGTATTTACAAACCGATTGGGCGTTTGAACTTGGTGATGTTTATGTTTCGGTGAATGCTGGGGTGCGTTATGAAACCACCGAAGTAACTAGCCCGTCTGAAGACAATATCCCGATGATGGTTAACTGGGTGTCGGCAGGTGAGTGGATCACTGTTTATCAAGACCAACCTGTAGCGAGCTCAAACTCTTCTGATTACGACGTTTGGTTGCCGATGATTGACTTCAAGTTTGATTTAACCGAAGACATAGTCGCGCGTTTATCATGGGGTAAATCAATGACACGCGCAGGCTTAGGTAATCTGCTCGGCGGTATTTCATATACCGGTAGCCCTAAAATTGGTGCACGTACTGGCGCTCGTGGTAATACCGCGCTAAAACCTTTTGTTTCGACAAACCTAGACTTGTCATTGGAGTATTACTACGACCAGGGCAGTTATGTCGCGCTTGGCTTATTTAAGAAAGATGTTGACGACTGGATTGCCAACTCACCGTTTAATCAAACGTTAGATGGTGTGCATGACATCTATTTAGGTGATCGTTGGAATCAAGCGGTAAACCAAATAGAGCAACGTGGTGAAGTGGCAACGGACTCGGCGATTTTTCAACAAATGCTAGTCAATGGCCATGGTAATGCCGATGGCGCGATTGAGGCCGATCCGGCAACCGACCCATTATTGGTATGGAGTATAAACTCACCAGAAAATGTCGATGAACGCTCAGTTGAAGGTGCTGAATTTGCCATTCAGCACTTATTCGGTCAATCAGGTTTTGGTGTTGCCCTTAACGCCACCTTTGTTGACGGCGATGTTGAATACGATCCCGCAATTTACGCTGAACAACCGGTATTACCGGGCTTAAGTGATTCCGCGAACTTTCAACTGTTTTATGATTTAGACGGCTTATCGGTTAAGGCGAGCTATTCGTGGCGAGATTCATACCTTATTGGTTTAGGCCAAGCACAAGGCACTACCATAGATACGCCGCCACAATACGCCAAAGCGTTTGGTCAGTGGGATATTAGCGTTAACTATGACATCACCGAAAATATTACGATTTTCTTAGAAGGGGTTAATGTCAATAATGAAACTGAGCAAGGTTATGGCCGTTATCAAGAGCAGTTTTTGTTTGCTCGACAATACGGTAGTCGTTATGCTCTAGGTGGACGATTTACCTTTTAG